From Priestia filamentosa, a single genomic window includes:
- a CDS encoding PaaI family thioesterase, whose amino-acid sequence MSMKTNITEQEIHQKYYNEIFSLMEQEPFAQFLGMKLIHMGEGTATAELDIKDHMLNAHGTVHGAIIFSLADYVFAAASNSYGKTSVGLSTNVNFMAPGNVGMRLIAKAVEEKRNNRTGWYKIRVESDGELLATMDALVYRKNHYFVPVE is encoded by the coding sequence ATGAGCATGAAAACAAATATAACGGAACAAGAAATTCATCAGAAATACTATAATGAAATCTTTTCTCTTATGGAACAAGAACCCTTTGCACAATTTCTAGGCATGAAATTAATCCATATGGGAGAAGGTACAGCAACCGCGGAATTGGATATCAAAGATCATATGTTAAATGCACATGGGACAGTCCATGGAGCAATCATCTTTTCTTTAGCAGATTATGTTTTTGCAGCAGCTAGTAATTCTTATGGAAAGACATCTGTTGGACTATCAACAAATGTTAATTTTATGGCTCCCGGAAATGTAGGAATGCGTTTAATAGCAAAAGCTGTAGAAGAGAAACGAAATAACCGTACAGGTTGGTATAAAATCAGAGTAGAAAGTGATGGAGAACTTTTAGCTACGATGGACGCTCTAGTTTACCGTAAGAATCATTATTTCGTTCCTGTTGAATAG
- a CDS encoding MarR family winged helix-turn-helix transcriptional regulator, producing MDDVLREIGMIARALDSISNIEFKEHNLTKGQYLYLVRIYEYPGIIQEKLAEMIKVDRTTAARSIKKLETEGFIEKKDDHHNKKIKKLFPTEKGREVYPFLRREGDHSEKAALTGFSEQEREEVFQFVQRIRKNIEGDWEAVKKGKKREY from the coding sequence GTGGATGATGTTTTAAGAGAAATTGGAATGATTGCAAGAGCACTTGACTCTATTAGCAATATTGAGTTTAAAGAACACAACTTAACAAAAGGACAATACTTATATCTCGTGCGCATTTATGAATACCCTGGCATTATTCAAGAAAAGTTAGCGGAAATGATTAAAGTAGACCGTACAACGGCTGCTCGGTCTATAAAAAAGCTCGAAACGGAAGGATTTATAGAAAAGAAAGATGATCATCACAATAAGAAAATTAAGAAGCTCTTTCCAACAGAGAAAGGAAGAGAAGTTTATCCGTTTTTAAGACGAGAAGGAGATCATTCTGAAAAAGCAGCTTTAACAGGGTTCTCAGAACAAGAACGAGAGGAAGTTTTTCAGTTTGTTCAACGAATAAGAAAGAATATTGAAGGAGACTGGGAAGCTGTAAAAAAAGGAAAGAAAAGAGAGTATTAA
- the bioA gene encoding adenosylmethionine--8-amino-7-oxononanoate transaminase, protein MNSELIEKSKKYLWLPFTQMKDYDENPLIIENGEGIKVKDVYGKEYYDGFSSVWLNVHGHRKQELDDAIKRQLEKIAHSTLLGMTNVPATELAEKLINISPKNLTRVFYSDSGAEAVEIALKMAFQYWKNVGKPEKQKFISMKNGYHGDTIGAVSIGSIDLFHHVYGPLMFESFKAPVPYVYRSESQDPCICRDECLQELEQLLKEHHHTIAALSIESIVQGASGIIVMPEGFLSGVRELCTKYEVLLIVDEVATGFGRTGKMFACEHENVQPDLMAAGKGITGGYLPIAVTFATERIYEAFYDDYSNMKTFFHGHSYTGNQLGCAVALENLRLFEVEEVVEKVAEKSENLKKLLNTLYELPHVGDVRQLGFMCGIELVQSKKMRQPFPSDKRIGYKVSLKMRELGMLTRPLGDVIVLMPPLVSTVEDLKEMIEIIKQAIMEVTNGVLQ, encoded by the coding sequence ATGAATAGTGAATTAATCGAAAAAAGTAAAAAATATCTTTGGTTACCGTTTACACAAATGAAAGATTATGATGAGAATCCGCTCATTATTGAAAATGGAGAGGGAATAAAGGTTAAAGATGTTTATGGAAAAGAATATTACGATGGCTTTTCTTCAGTATGGCTAAATGTACACGGACATCGTAAACAGGAGCTTGACGATGCTATAAAACGACAGTTAGAAAAAATCGCTCATTCTACCTTGCTTGGTATGACAAACGTGCCAGCGACCGAGCTTGCGGAAAAACTTATTAACATAAGTCCTAAAAACTTAACCCGTGTTTTTTATTCCGATAGTGGTGCAGAGGCGGTCGAAATTGCTTTGAAAATGGCTTTTCAATATTGGAAAAACGTTGGAAAACCAGAAAAGCAAAAATTTATATCTATGAAAAACGGTTATCACGGAGACACAATCGGAGCTGTTAGCATTGGTTCTATTGATCTATTTCATCATGTATATGGTCCATTAATGTTTGAAAGTTTTAAAGCTCCTGTTCCCTATGTATATCGTTCAGAGAGTCAAGACCCTTGTATATGCCGTGACGAATGTCTACAGGAACTTGAACAATTGTTAAAAGAGCATCATCATACAATTGCTGCTTTATCTATAGAATCTATTGTTCAAGGAGCTTCAGGGATTATTGTGATGCCAGAAGGATTTCTTTCAGGCGTACGTGAGCTTTGTACAAAATATGAAGTGTTATTAATTGTTGATGAAGTAGCAACTGGATTTGGTCGTACAGGGAAAATGTTTGCATGTGAGCATGAAAATGTGCAACCAGATTTAATGGCTGCCGGAAAAGGAATTACAGGTGGATATTTACCTATTGCAGTAACGTTTGCAACGGAACGGATTTACGAAGCATTTTATGATGACTATTCAAATATGAAAACCTTTTTTCATGGTCATTCTTATACAGGAAATCAACTTGGCTGTGCTGTCGCTCTCGAAAATTTAAGGTTATTTGAAGTGGAAGAGGTAGTAGAAAAAGTTGCCGAGAAGAGTGAAAATCTTAAAAAACTGCTTAACACCCTATATGAACTTCCTCATGTTGGGGATGTTCGCCAACTTGGCTTTATGTGTGGTATTGAACTTGTACAATCTAAAAAAATGAGACAACCTTTTCCGTCAGATAAGAGAATAGGTTACAAAGTGTCTTTAAAGATGAGGGAGCTTGGAATGCTAACTCGTCCGCTTGGAGATGTTATCGTTCTTATGCCACCACTTGTAAGTACAGTAGAAGATTTAAAAGAAATGATCGAAATTATAAAGCAAGCGATTATGGAGGTAACGAATGGTGTCCTTCAATGA
- a CDS encoding gamma carbonic anhydrase family protein, whose protein sequence is MIISYNEKEPDIHKTAFIAPGAYVIGDVEIGEETTIWFNAVLRGDEGAIKIGKKCSIQDNSTIHLYAGCPVTVEDEVTIGHNVILHGCTIGRRSIIGMGSTILDGAQIGEECIIGANSLIPSGKVIPPRSLVMGSPGKVVREINEKDLEVIQLSIDSYVQKGYEFKKHLSK, encoded by the coding sequence ATGATTATTTCTTATAATGAAAAAGAACCGGATATTCATAAAACAGCATTTATAGCGCCAGGGGCTTATGTGATAGGAGATGTAGAAATCGGAGAAGAAACGACTATTTGGTTTAACGCTGTTTTACGCGGTGATGAAGGCGCTATCAAAATTGGAAAGAAATGTAGTATTCAAGACAATTCAACAATTCATCTATATGCTGGCTGCCCAGTCACTGTTGAGGATGAAGTAACAATTGGACACAACGTGATTCTTCACGGATGTACAATTGGAAGACGCTCTATTATTGGAATGGGGTCTACCATATTAGACGGCGCTCAAATTGGTGAAGAATGTATTATCGGAGCTAATTCACTTATTCCTTCTGGAAAGGTCATTCCACCTCGTTCTCTTGTTATGGGGTCCCCAGGAAAAGTTGTTCGTGAAATAAATGAGAAAGATTTAGAAGTTATTCAATTGTCTATTGATTCTTATGTCCAAAAAGGATATGAGTTTAAGAAACATTTAAGCAAATAA
- a CDS encoding NAD(P)H-dependent flavin oxidoreductase, giving the protein MLHLTEQLNIKYPIIQGGMGNISNAILTAAVSEAGGLGTIGCGTMTPDQVEEMIQETKKRTDKPFAVNIPITVTPFLEDLINVVIDNYIPVVSLSAGNPASIIPRLHSHGIKVIVVVASIKHAKKAERAGADLLVAEGFEAAGINSNLELTTFTLIPQLTGCVDIPVIAAGGIGDGKGLAAALILGASGVQIGTRLIATQEAPFHMSYKQKLIQASDTDTVVVGRSVGQVRRILNTPYANKIVEKENEGIILEEYNKMTSENFHVIGALKGDFVNGFINSGQVAGLLSNIPSVKELLENMMKEASSQIQQSFSSFETFTS; this is encoded by the coding sequence ATGTTACATTTAACAGAACAATTAAATATTAAATATCCTATTATTCAAGGGGGAATGGGGAATATTAGCAACGCAATTCTCACTGCTGCTGTATCAGAAGCAGGAGGATTAGGTACAATCGGCTGCGGGACGATGACACCAGATCAAGTCGAAGAAATGATTCAAGAAACAAAAAAGAGAACAGATAAACCCTTTGCTGTAAACATTCCTATTACTGTTACACCTTTTTTAGAGGACCTCATAAATGTTGTAATAGATAATTATATTCCAGTTGTCTCATTATCGGCAGGAAATCCTGCTTCGATTATTCCGAGACTTCATTCGCACGGTATAAAGGTAATCGTAGTAGTCGCTTCTATTAAACATGCTAAAAAAGCAGAGAGAGCAGGAGCCGATTTATTAGTAGCAGAGGGGTTTGAAGCGGCCGGAATTAATTCGAATCTTGAACTCACAACATTTACGCTTATTCCACAGCTCACTGGGTGTGTAGATATCCCTGTAATTGCTGCAGGTGGAATTGGGGATGGGAAAGGTTTGGCAGCAGCTTTAATATTGGGAGCAAGTGGGGTTCAGATTGGTACACGTCTGATTGCTACGCAGGAAGCACCATTTCACATGAGCTATAAGCAAAAATTAATTCAAGCAAGTGATACAGATACAGTTGTGGTAGGACGTTCGGTAGGGCAAGTAAGAAGAATATTAAATACTCCATATGCAAATAAAATCGTTGAAAAAGAAAATGAAGGGATAATTCTAGAGGAATACAATAAAATGACTTCTGAAAATTTCCATGTTATAGGAGCTCTAAAAGGAGACTTTGTAAATGGATTTATTAACAGTGGACAAGTAGCAGGTTTACTTTCAAATATTCCTAGTGTAAAAGAGTTGTTGGAAAATATGATGAAAGAAGCTTCATCACAAATCCAACAATCCTTCTCATCTTTTGAAACGTTCACATCTTAA
- a CDS encoding YczE/YyaS/YitT family protein: MIGRKVNAFTLAFYSIGILLLTLGISLTIKANLGTSPFDALLVGLSHNIGLTVGSWEVVIAFVLIFTNACLKKQKPKFLGLVTAFMTGVCIDFWLFLIKTLENPSTLTSQFLVFTVGLIIVGIGTAIYLHTNFAPIPLDHLMLIITERTGISIRLSKTVLYVIFLLLAFLLHGPIGIGTLLTVGLGGPLLQFFMPLTRKWFFKKTEGILFSPLEEKE, translated from the coding sequence ATGATAGGAAGGAAAGTAAATGCTTTTACACTTGCTTTTTATAGTATAGGCATTCTTCTGTTAACTTTAGGAATTTCTCTTACAATAAAGGCAAACCTTGGAACTTCACCTTTTGATGCTCTTTTAGTTGGCCTATCCCATAACATTGGCTTAACAGTTGGAAGTTGGGAAGTTGTAATTGCCTTCGTTCTTATCTTCACAAATGCATGTTTAAAAAAGCAAAAGCCGAAGTTTTTAGGATTAGTGACCGCTTTTATGACAGGAGTTTGCATTGACTTTTGGCTTTTTTTGATCAAAACACTTGAAAATCCCTCTACATTAACTAGCCAATTTCTCGTTTTCACGGTAGGCTTAATTATTGTAGGGATTGGAACAGCGATTTATCTTCATACAAACTTTGCTCCAATTCCGCTTGATCATCTTATGCTTATTATAACTGAACGAACAGGAATAAGTATTAGGCTATCTAAAACTGTTTTGTATGTTATCTTTTTACTTCTTGCGTTTTTGCTACATGGTCCAATTGGAATCGGAACGCTCCTTACAGTAGGGCTTGGCGGACCTCTTTTACAGTTTTTTATGCCGTTAACAAGAAAATGGTTTTTCAAAAAAACAGAGGGGATTCTCTTTTCACCTTTAGAAGAAAAAGAATAG
- a CDS encoding 6-carboxyhexanoate--CoA ligase encodes MRDLSYYSVRMRASKSKPHEEGGKHISGGEQLVLFDEIRGAVDKLLHKSLTHSRGTPDFAQIQFEVVDEPVQVISPLQVTTHTTNSVDEGQLLAQNLLMKCGVPFPIIQKAYLLVEEYAELSGAILIDSKTGQRLDESYHNGKGIRVSRMDWRDENFKKWNREIAANQNNRLKEALTLASKVSMHQATVAELCWSDDPDYTTGYVASKKFGYQRITTLKQYGNEQGCRIFFVDSSEDVTKYIDYLKTNPVLIQWEVNHE; translated from the coding sequence ATGAGAGATTTATCATATTATAGTGTGAGAATGAGAGCTTCTAAGAGTAAACCACACGAGGAAGGAGGGAAACATATATCAGGTGGGGAACAACTTGTTTTATTTGATGAAATTAGAGGGGCAGTAGATAAGCTGCTTCATAAAAGTTTAACCCATTCAAGAGGAACACCAGACTTTGCTCAAATTCAGTTTGAAGTAGTAGATGAGCCTGTTCAAGTCATTAGTCCTTTACAAGTTACTACACATACTACAAATTCAGTTGATGAGGGACAGTTATTAGCTCAAAACTTATTAATGAAATGTGGAGTGCCGTTTCCTATTATTCAAAAAGCTTACCTACTAGTCGAAGAATATGCGGAACTCAGCGGTGCTATTCTTATTGATAGTAAGACAGGACAACGATTAGATGAAAGCTATCACAATGGAAAAGGGATTCGTGTATCTAGAATGGATTGGCGGGATGAAAACTTTAAGAAATGGAATAGAGAGATTGCAGCAAATCAGAATAATCGATTGAAAGAAGCTCTAACCCTTGCCTCAAAAGTAAGTATGCATCAAGCCACAGTTGCAGAACTATGTTGGTCTGATGATCCAGATTACACGACAGGATATGTGGCTAGTAAAAAGTTTGGATATCAGCGGATTACAACCCTAAAACAATACGGAAATGAGCAAGGTTGCCGTATCTTCTTTGTTGATAGCTCTGAAGACGTAACGAAATACATAGATTACTTAAAAACGAACCCTGTTCTTATTCAATGGGAGGTAAATCATGAATAG
- a CDS encoding maltose acetyltransferase domain-containing protein produces MKSEKEKMLAGELYQSDDMELGEERKKARKLLKIYNDNIEMSDEEKGEILRELFGSGGEHANIEPPFRCDYGYNIHIGKNFFMNFECVLLDVCEIRIGDNCFIAPGVHIYTATHPLDPHERNTAGEYGIPVTIGNNVWIGGRVIINPGVKVGHNVVIASGAVVTKDVPDNVVVGGNPARIIKKLDVSLV; encoded by the coding sequence ATGAAATCTGAAAAAGAGAAAATGTTAGCGGGGGAATTGTACCAATCAGATGATATGGAGTTAGGAGAAGAGCGAAAAAAAGCACGAAAACTATTGAAAATATATAATGATAACATTGAGATGAGTGATGAAGAAAAAGGAGAGATTTTAAGAGAACTGTTTGGTTCAGGAGGTGAGCATGCTAATATTGAGCCACCTTTTCGCTGTGATTATGGATACAACATACATATAGGTAAAAACTTTTTTATGAATTTTGAATGTGTCCTTCTCGATGTATGTGAGATTCGAATTGGAGATAACTGTTTTATTGCTCCAGGCGTACACATTTATACAGCTACACATCCATTAGATCCTCACGAACGAAATACAGCAGGAGAGTACGGAATCCCTGTTACAATTGGAAACAACGTTTGGATTGGCGGAAGAGTAATCATTAATCCAGGGGTAAAAGTTGGTCATAACGTTGTGATTGCTTCTGGAGCAGTTGTTACGAAAGATGTGCCTGACAATGTCGTAGTTGGAGGAAATCCAGCCCGAATTATTAAAAAGCTTGACGTTTCTTTAGTATAA
- a CDS encoding cytochrome P450 gives MKMNTTNIESFSFNTSEFFQNPYPFYEEMRSINPIYKSTLLKYQGWYITGYEETLKVLKDSRFHSRPPIPAFSRNYENIRRIQENMMLFTTPQHHRRLRSLVTKFFTPNIVNECRPFIEETVDELIDQVSCRGTMEVVSDYAFPLASSVIAKILGVPVKDYSLFKEWTATFIQSIDFTRSPKTLGNSRKATEEIIAYFKKIIREREQEPKEDLISKLIQEKQREEKLSYDELIATCVLLLIAGHETTVNLISSSIFLLIQNPRQLEKLQDDPELITTAIEEFLRFESPAQLIARTASEDIIINEAVIRKGEQVYLFLGAANRDSRKFRNSHQLEITRNPNPHLAFGHSRHFCLGSSLARLEAKIAIERLLQNVQNLQAVDGNGHYRKIIGFKSLVELHVTFDSYPDENFI, from the coding sequence ATGAAAATGAATACTACAAATATAGAGTCATTTTCTTTCAATACTTCAGAGTTTTTTCAAAATCCATATCCATTTTATGAAGAGATGCGATCCATTAATCCTATTTATAAAAGTACATTATTAAAATATCAAGGCTGGTACATAACAGGATATGAAGAAACGTTAAAAGTCCTCAAAGATTCAAGATTCCATAGCCGTCCTCCTATCCCGGCTTTTTCTCGCAACTACGAGAATATTAGAAGAATCCAAGAGAATATGATGTTATTTACTACTCCACAACATCATAGACGATTACGCTCTCTTGTTACTAAATTTTTCACACCAAATATCGTAAACGAATGCCGTCCTTTTATAGAGGAAACAGTAGATGAGCTCATAGATCAAGTTAGTTGTAGAGGAACTATGGAAGTTGTATCTGACTATGCTTTCCCTTTAGCAAGTTCTGTTATTGCTAAAATATTAGGAGTGCCAGTAAAGGATTATTCCTTATTTAAAGAATGGACGGCTACTTTTATTCAATCCATTGATTTTACGAGATCTCCGAAAACGTTAGGGAATAGTCGCAAAGCAACGGAAGAAATAATAGCCTATTTCAAAAAAATAATTAGAGAGAGAGAACAAGAACCAAAAGAAGATTTGATCAGTAAATTAATTCAGGAAAAACAGAGAGAAGAGAAATTAAGTTATGATGAACTCATAGCAACATGTGTTTTGCTCTTAATTGCAGGGCACGAAACGACTGTTAATCTTATTAGTAGTTCTATCTTTTTATTAATTCAGAACCCAAGGCAATTAGAGAAATTACAAGATGATCCAGAATTAATCACAACAGCTATAGAAGAATTTTTGAGATTTGAAAGTCCTGCACAGCTTATTGCTCGTACTGCTTCAGAAGATATTATTATAAATGAGGCTGTTATTCGGAAAGGAGAACAAGTCTATTTATTTTTAGGAGCTGCTAACCGGGATTCTAGAAAGTTCCGGAATTCTCATCAGCTTGAGATTACAAGAAATCCAAATCCCCACCTTGCTTTTGGTCACAGTAGGCATTTCTGCTTGGGGTCTTCCTTAGCACGTCTAGAAGCTAAAATTGCGATCGAACGACTTTTACAAAACGTACAAAATTTACAAGCGGTAGATGGCAATGGTCATTATCGAAAAATTATTGGCTTCAAATCTTTAGTAGAATTGCACGTAACATTTGATTCATATCCAGATGAGAATTTTATTTAA
- the bioF gene encoding 8-amino-7-oxononanoate synthase, with amino-acid sequence MSFNDELENRLLKMKEKGLYRTLKTMQSAPETEVDIDGRKQLVCSSNNYLGLSNDRRLIRAAQNAVETFGVGSSGARLTTGNTLLHERLEKKLASFKKTESALLFSSGYLANIGVLSSIPGKSDVILSDQLNHASIIDGCRLSRAHTVIYEHINMADLEKKLEDTGQYERRFIVTDGVFSMDGTLAPLPEIMKLAEKYKAYVIVDDAHATGVLGKTGGGTSEHFHVHPDIIIGTLSKAVGTEGGFVAGSHTLIDFLRNHARTFIFQTAMSPAICTASYTALEIIGKSTEKRSRLFGAIEEITKRLKDMGFNVKGGMTPIVAVLIGDSTKAVSFSQRLQSKGIYTSAIRPPTVAEGQSRIRITITSEYKDNEIERILESFYVTGKEMKVI; translated from the coding sequence GTGTCCTTCAATGATGAACTTGAAAATCGCCTTTTAAAAATGAAAGAAAAAGGATTATATAGAACATTAAAAACCATGCAAAGTGCTCCGGAAACAGAGGTAGATATTGATGGAAGAAAACAACTTGTTTGCTCTTCTAATAATTATCTAGGGCTTTCTAATGATAGACGTCTAATCAGAGCAGCTCAAAATGCTGTAGAAACGTTTGGAGTAGGAAGTAGTGGAGCTCGTTTAACGACTGGTAATACATTATTGCACGAAAGGTTAGAAAAAAAGTTAGCATCCTTTAAAAAAACGGAATCTGCTTTATTGTTTTCAAGCGGTTATCTTGCAAATATTGGAGTATTATCTTCTATTCCCGGAAAAAGCGATGTCATTTTAAGTGACCAACTCAATCATGCTAGCATTATTGATGGCTGTCGATTGTCAAGAGCACATACAGTCATTTATGAGCATATTAATATGGCTGATCTCGAAAAGAAGTTAGAAGATACAGGGCAATATGAACGGCGTTTTATTGTAACAGACGGTGTTTTTAGTATGGATGGAACTCTAGCTCCTTTACCTGAAATTATGAAACTAGCAGAGAAGTATAAAGCGTATGTAATCGTAGATGATGCTCATGCAACAGGTGTGCTAGGAAAAACAGGGGGCGGAACAAGCGAACATTTTCATGTTCATCCAGATATTATTATTGGAACGTTAAGCAAAGCAGTAGGAACAGAAGGGGGATTTGTAGCAGGTTCACACACACTTATTGATTTTCTGCGAAACCATGCTCGTACCTTTATTTTTCAGACCGCTATGTCACCGGCTATTTGTACTGCTTCATACACTGCTCTTGAAATTATCGGAAAAAGTACTGAAAAACGGAGTCGATTATTTGGAGCTATTGAAGAAATAACGAAGAGATTAAAGGATATGGGGTTTAATGTAAAAGGAGGAATGACGCCGATCGTAGCTGTTTTGATCGGCGACTCTACAAAGGCTGTTTCCTTTTCGCAAAGATTACAAAGCAAAGGAATTTATACGTCTGCCATTCGTCCCCCTACTGTTGCAGAAGGGCAAAGTAGAATACGGATAACGATAACATCAGAATACAAGGATAACGAGATAGAGAGGATATTAGAAAGTTTCTATGTAACGGGAAAGGAGATGAAGGTGATTTGA
- the bioD gene encoding dethiobiotin synthase, whose product MKFGFFVTGTDTEVGKTVVSCALALLLKKHRGNVGVFKPFLSGVSRDDVNSDTSLLKVMSGTKLSQEEITPFAFKEPLSPYTAGKLEGKEVGLNEVMKRWSDIKSIHNAFIVEGAGGISVQLGQHFLVSDLIKSINLPIVIVARPNLGTLNHTFLTVHYAKSQGIKIAGIIINGMSDNPGLDEQTNPTSIEEMCGVPILGIVPKLKEITKENIEMVVNQHLDSKLIINRMEGQCE is encoded by the coding sequence TTGAAATTCGGATTCTTTGTAACAGGAACAGATACAGAAGTAGGAAAGACCGTTGTTTCTTGTGCTTTAGCCTTACTGTTAAAAAAGCATAGAGGAAATGTTGGAGTGTTTAAGCCATTTTTAAGTGGAGTAAGTCGAGATGACGTTAACAGTGATACAAGTTTATTGAAAGTTATGTCAGGAACTAAGCTCTCGCAGGAGGAAATTACGCCGTTTGCATTTAAAGAACCTCTTTCTCCTTATACAGCCGGAAAGTTAGAAGGAAAAGAAGTAGGGCTCAATGAAGTGATGAAAAGGTGGAGCGATATAAAATCTATACATAACGCTTTTATTGTCGAAGGAGCAGGAGGAATTTCCGTTCAGCTTGGTCAACATTTTTTAGTTAGTGATTTGATTAAATCTATAAACCTTCCCATTGTTATTGTTGCGCGTCCTAATCTTGGAACGCTAAATCATACTTTCCTAACTGTTCATTATGCCAAAAGTCAAGGGATAAAGATTGCGGGTATTATCATCAATGGAATGAGTGATAACCCAGGACTAGATGAACAAACAAACCCTACATCAATAGAAGAGATGTGCGGTGTCCCTATCCTAGGAATTGTTCCAAAACTTAAGGAAATAACAAAAGAAAATATCGAGATGGTAGTGAATCAACATCTTGATTCGAAACTTATTATAAATAGGATGGAAGGGCAATGTGAATAA
- a CDS encoding GNAT family N-acetyltransferase, producing MTAKKITTKEDLETAFYIRKEVFVSEQGVPLAEEFDQYDQLNNGCDHILVYYNGEPVGTGRVRVVEGVGKLERICILKEYRKYGLGKIIIEALERIVEERGFSSVKLHGQVQAQGFYTKLGYDASSAIFMEDGIPHILMVKEFVHS from the coding sequence ATGACAGCAAAGAAAATTACAACAAAAGAGGATTTAGAGACTGCTTTCTACATTAGAAAAGAGGTATTTGTGAGTGAACAAGGAGTACCACTAGCAGAGGAGTTTGATCAATATGATCAACTGAATAATGGCTGTGATCATATTCTCGTCTATTATAACGGAGAGCCTGTTGGTACAGGACGTGTGCGCGTTGTAGAAGGAGTCGGGAAGCTAGAACGAATTTGCATCTTAAAAGAATATCGAAAATATGGCCTTGGAAAAATCATTATAGAAGCTCTTGAAAGAATTGTAGAAGAGCGTGGCTTTTCTTCTGTAAAACTGCATGGCCAAGTGCAAGCGCAAGGGTTTTATACTAAACTAGGCTATGATGCTTCTTCAGCTATTTTTATGGAAGATGGCATTCCACACATTTTAATGGTTAAAGAGTTCGTTCACTCATGA
- the paaX gene encoding phenylacetic acid degradation operon negative regulatory protein PaaX produces MSTNTQSMIFTIYGDYIRHYGNKIWIGSLIRLLKEFGHNEQAVRVTCSRMVKQGWLQSQREGNKSYYFLTPRGVNRIEEAARRIYKLNPHEWDGKWRILMYTIPEEKRQIRDEFRKELIWSGFGSFSNGCWLSPNNLEKEVELLIDKYNIEQYVDFFISDYKGPHTNQSLVEKSWPLEEIEQKYEQFIDTYSKTYIIHQSVIQRGQMTDAECFVERTNLIHEYRKFLFVDPGLPKELLPARWIGNHAALLFSQYYKMLADPANQFFEDIFQKDNDLSHKSKSYDSTDHPLISEQIRNS; encoded by the coding sequence ATCGATGATTTTCACGATTTATGGTGATTATATTCGCCATTATGGTAATAAAATTTGGATCGGCAGTTTAATACGTTTATTAAAGGAGTTTGGACATAACGAACAAGCTGTACGTGTCACTTGTTCACGTATGGTTAAACAAGGATGGCTCCAATCTCAAAGAGAAGGAAATAAGAGCTATTATTTTTTAACTCCTCGAGGCGTTAATCGGATTGAAGAAGCAGCACGGAGAATTTATAAACTAAATCCCCACGAGTGGGATGGAAAGTGGAGAATTCTCATGTATACCATTCCAGAGGAAAAAAGACAAATCCGCGATGAGTTTAGAAAAGAGTTAATATGGAGCGGATTTGGAAGTTTTTCAAATGGTTGCTGGTTATCACCTAATAATCTAGAAAAAGAAGTTGAACTATTAATTGATAAATATAATATTGAACAATACGTTGATTTCTTTATATCTGATTACAAAGGACCTCATACAAATCAATCATTAGTAGAAAAGAGCTGGCCGTTAGAAGAGATTGAACAAAAATATGAACAGTTTATTGATACGTATAGTAAAACATATATTATCCATCAAAGTGTCATTCAGCGAGGCCAGATGACTGATGCAGAATGTTTTGTAGAGAGAACAAACCTTATCCATGAATATCGGAAATTTCTATTTGTGGATCCTGGCCTTCCAAAAGAACTATTACCAGCACGTTGGATTGGCAATCATGCGGCCTTATTATTCAGCCAGTATTATAAAATGCTCGCTGATCCTGCTAACCAGTTTTTTGAAGACATTTTTCAAAAAGATAATGATTTAAGCCATAAAAGTAAATCATACGATTCTACGGATCATCCTTTAATTAGTGAACAAATTAGAAATTCCTAA